In Dehalococcoidia bacterium, the genomic window TCGCGGGCAGCCAGATACTGGTGAACACCCTGCCCAGCCTGCCCCCGGGCGGAACCATCGTTGTTCATACCGAACTAACCCTGGCCGACGATATCACCGGCGCCTTCAACACCACAGCTATAGCGGACTCGATGGCGGGAGTCACCGAGATCAACGAGAGCGACAATGAATTCATACAGCCGCTCAGTGTGAGCCTTTGCGACCTGGAGTCCAGCTACGATGCGGACAAGGCCGGCATCCAGACGGCGCTCGAAGCGTACATGACCAGTAACAATGGCTCCATCCCGTTAACGGCCAATTCTGTTTATTTAAGCTACCCCGCCGGCACTTATTCCATCCTTAATTTATGCGCTCTCGTCGGGGAGGGCGAATTGCTGGACGAGGTGCCCGCCAGCGCCCGCGACGACTCGTTCGATAACTGCGCGGCCGGCACGTGCGACTGTAAGCAGAACGCCCGCTATATCTGGCTGGTGAACCTCGCTGGCAACGTGATGTCCGTATGTATCGGCGGCGAATGCGACATGAACTTCGCCGATGGCTATCAGGGCATCTGGCCGTAAATAAAGTCGACCGATGAAACGGCTTAAAAGCTGGCGATGGGTAGTATTTATCGTACTTCTGATCGCGGTAGTATTCGGCGGATGGTATTTTACCACCCAGATGATACGTACAGAATACCCGCAGGCCTGGTCCGACTGGCGGGCCAAGCTTCAAGACGCGGTAACGGACTATAGAAACGCTAACAACGGCTCCCTGCCGATAGTAGGCAGCGGAGCCGTTATCGTTGACGGCGAAGAACAGTATATAATCGACATTTGCGCTCTCGTAGAATTGAACCTCATTCCGTCGACCCCCGCCAGCTGCGCCTCTCTCCCCGGCGCCGCGGACGATAACTGCGACGGCGGCGAATGCTATTGCTATGAAGAGCACCACTATCTCTGGACGATCGACCCGGAGGGATCGGTACACTCGGCATGCATCGGGCAGCAGTGCGATAAGTCCGATGCCGACGGCTACCAGGGTGTCTGGCCGTGATATAATCAGTATGTTATCTCAGAACGCGACAACACTATGCGATTATTCAGTCTCAAGAGATGGAAGTTCAACCTTACGGCGCTGGTCATCCTCGCCGTGATAATTACCGTATACTGGTTCACCATGTGGAACACGCCGTCCAATACGGATTACACGGCCGTCGTCGATATTTTGAACACCGAGGTGGAGGAATACAAGCTGCATCACGATAACAGCCTGCCGGTCTCCGGAATGAATGCCTCGCTCGATGAGCCCGCCGGCACCTATTTTATAATCGACATCTGCGCGCTGATGAACTATGTGCCTGACGGCTTCGCCGCAGTCGATGGAGATGACAATGACAACTGCGATGCAGGTGACTGTGAATGTCAGCCCGACGCAAGCTACGTCTGGCTGCTCGATTCATACGGCAAAGTATTTTCAAAGTGTGTTGGCGACGACTGTAAGAACAACGGGGCTGACGGCTACCAGGGTGTCTGGCCATAACTGTTCTCTGTCATTCCCTGACTTGATCAGGGAATCCAGAAATCTTAATCTGTCATGGCTGAGTGAAGCGAAGCATCTCGTACCCTGCCAGCCATAATTACGAGATTCTTCAGGTTTTAGAATGTAGGGTGGGTAGAGCGCAGCGAAACCCACCAACTAATCGGCGGGCACAGCCCGCCCTACATATTCCATCGCTCCCTACACAAAATGGCCCCTCAATTCCACGCCGGAATGCGGGCTGTAGAGGGCCGGCTGGATGTCCAGCATAGTAAACGCCCCGGACCGACCCTGCTGCTTGAGCCTATAAGCCGCCCGTGCGCACGCCACGAGCACGCTCCCCGTGAATCCCGGATTCGATTCAAGTTTGCAGCTGTACTCCAGTATCTGGCGGCTGTTCTTGCCGACTGTCCCCGATGTCAGCACGAACCCTCCATGCGGATAGGCGGCATGCTTCTCCGCCATCTCCTTCTCGCTGATGAAAACGACCTTCGTATCGTAATCGGAATAATAGTTCGGCATCTCGACGATCCCGCGCCTGATCCTTTCTCTGTC contains:
- a CDS encoding CARDB domain-containing protein translates to MKIVNCILALFLAMLLIPVIACDSEDAEPTPTATVAPTPTPVPDLPDLTITGISFDPAVGCEGAPVEVAVTIQNQGTQLSPACYWSWQLFAGSQILVNTLPSLPPGGTIVVHTELTLADDITGAFNTTAIADSMAGVTEINESDNEFIQPLSVSLCDLESSYDADKAGIQTALEAYMTSNNGSIPLTANSVYLSYPAGTYSILNLCALVGEGELLDEVPASARDDSFDNCAAGTCDCKQNARYIWLVNLAGNVMSVCIGGECDMNFADGYQGIWP